The sequence below is a genomic window from Blastopirellula retiformator.
AATTTGCAAGGGACGCGACATTGGGAGATTTCCGATTCTATCGTGGGAGAGCTGCTCCGTGATCATTGGGACGAACTCGACATCCAAGTCGGCGGTAGTCCGACGTCAGTGGAGTTCAACGACGACCAAGTGGTAGCAATGATCCAGATCACGGCGCCCCTTTCGCTATTACGCGAAATGAACGCCGAGGGCTATGAGTCCGACTTCCAATTCTTCTCCATTCAACTGGGAACCGATCTAGCGTTCGAGAAACTGGAGACCACAAGTTCGCAACCAGGGGTGCCATGAATTTCGAGGAAGAACCAACCGCGACGCCGCGCGACTACCGACCGGGGCAGTTTAGTCTCTGGACGCTGCTATTGCTCTCGACCGCCATTGGGACCTTGGCTGCCGCATTTCAGTTGCCGCAACAGTGCTACGAAGTCGATCAACAACGGAAGCAGCTAGAGCAATTGGAGAGTGCGAGCCTAAGCGAGCCCTGGAAAATGATCAACTGTCAACGGCGATATCCAGGCAGCGTTCCCAGCGACGACTGGCTCATCTATCTACCTCCCGATCACCAATTCCAAATCGCCTGTTCAACCCTCCGTAGCGACAGCGAAACAGGTTTGCCTACTTCCGTCGCTCCGCTAACGCCCGGAGAGCACGTCGTCGCCATTCGCTACGCCATCGCTGATGACCAGTGGCTCGTGCAGACGCGGGTCGATGACCAGGCTATCTTAGAAGAGCGACTTCCTCGATCCTGGAATCCGCAACTCGGCGAGTACTCTCCCACGCGACAGATAGCTGGAATCAAAGCGTATCCCAATCAACCCTATCTCCTGCTACATAACGAAATCTTCTATACGCCCGACCCCGGCATCGGCGGCGGTAAAAGCTCACGCAATTCGCAGACGGGGCTGCGGGTTTGGATAGAGAAGCGGGAGCCGTAAGAGACCGGCGATCACTTCTTCGCAACAGCGCCAGCCGACCGATTATTACTTACCACCCGCCGCTGCGGCGTCAGCACCTCGGTCAAAACCTTCCCGCCGCCATGGCCCACCCATTTGCCGCTAAGGCGTCCGTTCTTCTCGACCTTATAGACGACCACGCCGCCGGTGACGACGACTCCGCCGCCAGGGGCGACTTGCTTGCTGATCCAGCTCGACGAGAGCACGTCGCCGGTCAGCAGCGCGATTCCCTGATGGGTTCGTCCGGCGATGTTCCACTCGAGCTTGTAGGCGTCGCCGCTCTTGGAGATGAAGACGGTCCCCTTGTATTGGCCGCCGCCGGCGTTGTCGCCGACGCAGTCGTACAGGCCAGTCACATCGCCGGCCCAGCAGGTCGCCGGAGCGAGCGTCAGGAAGAGTAGGAACAAGAGCCAGTTGCGACGATGAGCCAACATGGTAGTTCTCCCTGGAAAAGAAAACAGGGCCGCAAGTGCGGCCCCTGGTGGTTGGTTATTTCTTCAGCTCATAGTCGGCTGGCGTCGTGCCGGTTTTGAACTTGCCGAAGCCGAAGAAGGTGGGCTCGTACTCGCCGACCAGCTCGACGTTCGCCTTGCCGTCGATTTTGTCGGCCAGGCCGGTGAAGTAGTAGCTGGCGTTGACCAACAGGCGGCGATAGTCCTCGCTCTCAAAGTCGACCGCCGAGCCAAACGTGCTGGTCAGCGACGGCGTGACGACGCCATTTTCGCCGGTGTATTTATTGAGCCAGATGATCGGCATCATCGGATCGTTCTTCTTGCCTTCGACCGGCGGATCATTCGGCTCCATGCCGTTCAAGACTTGTCCGTTGACCAGAACTTCGGCCGTCTCCGGCAGCTTGGTGATGCCGTAAACGTCGGTCGGGCCCCAGATGTCCGTAACGCCGCGCAAGATCGGGTGATCTTTCATCGCGGGATTGATCACGCCGCGCGTGCTCTCGCGACCATGATGGCCGTGATGATTGACCCAGGTTTCCCCTAAGATCTGGCGACCAAAACCACCCTTGAAATCGCCCCCGGCGTTGAAGGTGTATTTCGCGTAGGGAGAATCCTTCGGAAAGTTAAACGCGTGGGTCGACGTCCGCAGGGCGATGATCGGCTTGCCCGACTTCACGTAATCGAGGATCGGCTCCATCTGCTCTTTGGGCAGATTGCGAAAGCGGGTCAGCATGATCATCAGGTCAGCGTCGGCCAGCGCCTTGGTGCCGGGGATGTTGGTTTGGTGGGTCGGCACGATCTCGCCCGACTTGGGATCGATCGGGAAGAGGACGGTGCACTTGAAGCCGTGCCGCTGTGACAAGATCTTGCCGAGCGCCGGCAACATTTCTTCCGAGCGATACTCGTCATCCCCCGAGACCAGCACGATGTGCTTGCCGGCGCCGGGACCTTCGCCGCCGGGATAGACGACCCACGGATCAGCGGCCGACGAACTAGTAGCGAACGAGACGAACAACGTCATGGCGAGAGCGAGCGAAAAAAAACGCATGGGCGGCAGTTCCTAGGCGGGAAAACAGGTGTTAGGCCGATCGATATCCGTTATAGACCAAACTCCTTGCGGGTGCGAGAACTTGCCCCGCAATTCAACTATAATAGCTCCGTCCCCTCCCCACGCTCCTTCCCCCGGTCGCCCCAATGTCAACTCGCGTCCCACTTTTCGCATTGATTTGCGCCGCCAGTTTCGTGTCGCTCGCCTCGGCCGAGCCGCCGCGCGTGCTCGACGACCGAATGCAATTGGAAATGATCGCCGAGCACCCCGCGATCGTCACGCCGATCGGCATCGCCTTCGACGCCCAGGGGCGCCTGCTGGTGATCGAATCGCAAACGCATCATCGGAAAGAGGATTACGTCGGTCCGGAGAAAGATCGCATTCGCGCCTATGTTGATAGCGATGGGGACGGCAAGTTCGACGCGTGGAGCAATTTCTATGAAGGGACGACTTTCACGATGAGCCTGGCGGCGGCGCCGGACGGTTC
It includes:
- a CDS encoding ThuA domain-containing protein, which codes for MRFFSLALAMTLFVSFATSSSAADPWVVYPGGEGPGAGKHIVLVSGDDEYRSEEMLPALGKILSQRHGFKCTVLFPIDPKSGEIVPTHQTNIPGTKALADADLMIMLTRFRNLPKEQMEPILDYVKSGKPIIALRTSTHAFNFPKDSPYAKYTFNAGGDFKGGFGRQILGETWVNHHGHHGRESTRGVINPAMKDHPILRGVTDIWGPTDVYGITKLPETAEVLVNGQVLNGMEPNDPPVEGKKNDPMMPIIWLNKYTGENGVVTPSLTSTFGSAVDFESEDYRRLLVNASYYFTGLADKIDGKANVELVGEYEPTFFGFGKFKTGTTPADYELKK